From a single Loigolactobacillus coryniformis subsp. coryniformis KCTC 3167 = DSM 20001 genomic region:
- the ileS gene encoding isoleucine--tRNA ligase has translation MRVKDTLNLGKTKFPMRGNLPVREAEWQKAWEENNLYQQRQKLNEGKPTFVLHDGPPYANGNIHIGHALNKISKDIIVRFKSMSGFRAPYVPGWDTHGLPIEQQLTKQGYDRKKMSISEFRALCHKYALEQVDKQRTDFKRLGVSADWDRPYLTLAPEFEAHEVRVFGEMAKKGYIYRGNKPIHWSPSSESALAEAELEYKDIESPSAYYGEQVKDGKGILDTDTYFVVWTTTPWTIPASEGIVVEAEYDYSVVQPAGEDRKFVVASELINTLAEKAGWQDVKVLKTLKGQDMEYMTAQHPFYQERELLVMLGDYVTLDSGTGLVHTAPGLGDDDFKVGKKYGLDILSPVDDQGRLTDEAPGFEGLFYEDANKLSIKKVEDAGLMLKQEPYLHSYPMDWRTKKPVIFRSTPQWFASVDAFRDQILAAIEKVSFTPDWGKTRLYNMIRDRGDWVISRQRVWGVPLPIFYGEDGEAIITPETIDHVADLFAKHGSSVWFDREAKDLLPEGFTSEHSPNGQFTKETDIMDVWFDSGSSHQGVLAERDYLTYPADLYLEGSDQYRGWFNSSLITSVAVSGEAPYKQILSQGFTMDKDGHKMSKSLGNTIAPSKIIKQMGAEILRLWVATVDSSADVRVSMEGFKQVSDSYRKIRNTLRFLLANTTDFDPATDALDYSELQSVDKYLMIRLNQVKAASLAAYNKYDFATVYKQISNFITVDLSAFYLDFAKDIVYIEAADDPKRRAMQTVMYNVLVDLTKLLTPILPHTTEEVWGFLHEPEDYVQLAEMPVVDHFADEAELQELWTNFMDLRSDVLKALEEARDAKVIGKSLEAKVTLYPNETVKTLLNALDANVMQILIVSDLEVADAASAPADAADFGDVKVVVEHAAGEVCPRCRMTRTDVGVDPKLPAFCGRCAKIVEEHFPEAVTEGFED, from the coding sequence ATGCGTGTTAAAGACACTTTAAACTTAGGTAAAACTAAGTTCCCAATGCGCGGTAATTTGCCTGTTCGTGAAGCTGAATGGCAAAAAGCATGGGAAGAAAATAACTTATACCAACAACGCCAAAAATTAAATGAGGGTAAGCCAACTTTTGTCTTGCACGATGGCCCTCCATACGCTAATGGGAATATCCATATCGGTCATGCGTTGAACAAGATCAGTAAAGATATTATTGTGCGTTTCAAGTCTATGTCCGGCTTCCGTGCCCCATATGTTCCCGGTTGGGATACTCATGGTTTACCAATTGAGCAACAGTTGACTAAGCAAGGCTATGATCGCAAAAAAATGTCAATTTCAGAATTCCGTGCCCTTTGTCATAAATATGCATTAGAACAAGTTGACAAACAACGTACTGATTTTAAACGCTTAGGTGTTTCTGCAGATTGGGATCGTCCTTACTTAACTTTAGCACCAGAATTTGAAGCACATGAAGTCCGTGTTTTTGGTGAAATGGCTAAAAAAGGTTATATTTATCGTGGGAACAAGCCAATCCACTGGTCACCATCTTCTGAGTCAGCTTTAGCCGAAGCAGAACTTGAATATAAGGATATTGAATCACCATCCGCTTATTATGGTGAACAAGTCAAAGATGGTAAAGGTATCCTAGATACTGATACTTACTTTGTTGTTTGGACGACTACACCATGGACCATTCCAGCCAGTGAAGGGATCGTCGTTGAAGCCGAATACGATTATTCCGTTGTGCAACCAGCTGGCGAAGATCGTAAATTCGTAGTGGCTTCTGAATTGATCAATACTTTGGCCGAAAAAGCTGGCTGGCAAGATGTTAAGGTGCTGAAGACACTTAAAGGTCAAGATATGGAATATATGACGGCTCAACATCCGTTCTACCAAGAACGAGAATTATTAGTGATGTTAGGTGATTACGTCACGCTTGATTCAGGTACTGGTTTAGTCCATACTGCACCTGGTTTAGGTGACGATGACTTTAAAGTTGGTAAAAAATACGGCTTGGATATTCTATCACCAGTGGATGATCAAGGTCGTTTAACTGATGAGGCGCCTGGCTTCGAAGGTTTGTTCTACGAGGATGCCAATAAATTATCCATCAAAAAAGTCGAAGATGCTGGCTTGATGTTGAAGCAGGAACCATATCTGCATAGTTACCCAATGGATTGGCGGACAAAGAAACCAGTTATTTTCCGGTCAACACCACAATGGTTTGCGTCAGTTGATGCTTTCCGTGATCAAATTTTGGCCGCTATTGAAAAAGTTTCCTTTACACCAGATTGGGGTAAGACTCGGCTTTACAATATGATTCGTGATCGTGGCGATTGGGTTATCTCTCGTCAGCGGGTCTGGGGTGTGCCATTACCAATTTTCTACGGTGAAGATGGTGAAGCCATCATTACACCAGAAACGATTGATCATGTCGCTGATTTGTTTGCCAAACATGGTTCCAGTGTTTGGTTTGATCGTGAAGCTAAGGACTTATTGCCAGAAGGTTTCACTAGTGAACATTCACCAAATGGTCAGTTTACTAAAGAAACAGATATCATGGATGTCTGGTTTGATTCCGGTTCATCTCATCAAGGTGTTTTAGCTGAACGTGATTACCTAACTTATCCAGCTGACCTTTATCTAGAAGGTTCTGATCAATATCGTGGTTGGTTCAACTCTAGTTTGATCACTAGTGTAGCGGTTTCTGGTGAAGCACCATACAAACAGATCTTATCCCAAGGTTTCACAATGGATAAAGATGGTCATAAGATGAGTAAGTCATTGGGCAATACGATTGCACCAAGTAAGATCATCAAGCAAATGGGCGCTGAGATTCTGCGCTTGTGGGTCGCAACGGTTGATTCTTCTGCTGATGTGCGGGTTTCAATGGAAGGCTTCAAGCAAGTTTCTGATAGCTATCGTAAGATCCGTAATACCTTACGCTTCTTGTTAGCTAATACAACTGACTTTGATCCCGCAACGGATGCACTTGATTATAGTGAACTACAGTCAGTGGATAAATATTTAATGATTCGCTTGAATCAAGTCAAAGCAGCATCCTTAGCAGCTTATAATAAATATGATTTTGCAACGGTTTATAAACAGATCAGTAACTTCATTACTGTTGATCTGTCGGCTTTCTATTTAGACTTTGCTAAGGATATTGTTTATATTGAAGCAGCTGATGATCCAAAACGGCGGGCAATGCAGACTGTGATGTACAATGTTTTAGTTGATTTGACTAAATTATTGACACCAATTTTACCGCATACCACTGAAGAAGTTTGGGGCTTCTTACACGAACCAGAAGATTACGTGCAATTAGCTGAAATGCCGGTAGTCGATCATTTTGCTGACGAAGCTGAATTACAGGAATTATGGACCAACTTTATGGATCTGCGTTCTGATGTTTTGAAGGCATTAGAAGAAGCGCGGGACGCTAAAGTGATCGGTAAGTCCTTGGAAGCTAAAGTGACTTTGTATCCTAACGAAACAGTTAAAACGTTGTTAAATGCGTTGGATGCTAATGTGATGCAGATCCTGATCGTTTCTGATCTTGAAGTAGCAGACGCAGCTAGCGCACCAGCTGATGCCGCTGACTTTGGTGACGTTAAAGTTGTTGTTGAACATGCTGCCGGTGAAGTCTGCCCACGCTGTCGGATGACACGGACCGATGTCGGCGTTGATCCTAAACTTCCTGCTTTCTGTGGCCGCTGTGCTAAAATTGTTGAAGAACATTTCCCTGAAGCAGTGACTGAAGGATTTGAAGATTAA
- the dapF gene encoding diaminopimelate epimerase, producing the protein MDVTLIKVHGSENDFFILDQTKLAHRLSEAELKQATQQVTDRKSGLAGGADGVLYVDDSSHPQVSGKMRVINADGSEASMCGNGIRTVARYLSEQKQQTDFKIETMYADLNVKQAADLAPEVKTFQAEISPVSFQATDLGMHVADLTELHHVKLPALSKSLFFTAVAVPNPHLISFVDHATLLGPELGRIAGYLNDGQNPYFPDGVNVSFVEVLGQNHIFVRTFERGVGFTNACGTGMSAASLIYVLEQGGDFEQLITVRNPGGMVKTLVHQTDTGYWMELIGNATFVGTATLSLDDLLAGNFSQTKFKVSGEQPAYQAFVNNLK; encoded by the coding sequence ATGGACGTCACATTGATAAAAGTACACGGATCAGAGAATGACTTTTTTATTCTTGATCAAACAAAATTAGCCCATCGTTTAAGTGAGGCTGAACTAAAACAGGCCACGCAACAGGTGACTGATCGTAAATCTGGCTTAGCCGGTGGTGCCGATGGCGTTTTGTACGTTGACGACTCCAGTCATCCGCAAGTCAGTGGTAAAATGCGGGTCATCAATGCTGACGGAAGTGAAGCTTCAATGTGTGGTAATGGGATTCGTACTGTAGCACGCTATCTTTCTGAACAGAAACAGCAAACTGATTTTAAAATCGAAACGATGTATGCTGATCTTAATGTAAAGCAAGCCGCTGATCTCGCACCAGAAGTTAAGACTTTTCAAGCTGAGATCTCACCGGTTAGTTTTCAAGCAACTGACTTGGGTATGCACGTGGCTGATTTAACTGAACTACATCATGTTAAGCTGCCCGCATTATCGAAGTCATTGTTCTTTACCGCGGTGGCGGTACCGAATCCACATTTGATCAGTTTTGTTGATCATGCCACGTTATTAGGACCAGAATTAGGCCGTATTGCCGGTTACTTAAATGACGGCCAAAATCCTTATTTCCCTGATGGCGTTAATGTTAGTTTTGTTGAAGTGCTGGGACAAAATCATATCTTTGTACGCACGTTTGAACGTGGGGTTGGCTTTACGAATGCGTGTGGTACCGGTATGTCAGCGGCTAGTTTGATCTATGTTTTAGAGCAGGGTGGCGATTTCGAACAATTGATTACCGTACGCAATCCTGGTGGTATGGTCAAAACTTTAGTTCACCAGACAGATACTGGTTATTGGATGGAATTGATCGGTAATGCCACTTTTGTTGGTACCGCAACGCTTAGTCTTGATGACTTATTGGCCGGCAATTTTAGTCAAACTAAATTCAAGGTCAGTGGTGAACAACCAGCTTATCAAGCATTTGTTAACAATTTAAAATAA
- a CDS encoding MFS transporter — translation MATEVKQASFQTDPNVQKNRWWILVAVGLFTFMSTLDGSIVNIALPVMSRDFHIPMNQAEWVVSIYLIVVCALLLLFGKLGDAFGKIRIFRLGTFFFVLGSLLCGFNQSLTFLLLARSLQAFGASMTMSTNNGIITEIFPIQERGKALGFIGSFVSLGSIAGPGIGGLILAVLPWGYIFWLNVPIGILTMILGHKILPHDLLANRKPIDFGGFMLFMITIVSLFVGVFLGQQIGFTQPIILGLFLLAILMFSAFLWYEQRQKEPLIAFKLFRNSAFTLSLIAGFLIFVTNFFFNVISPFYLENARAISPTIAGYILMMFPIVQVIASPLAGSISDRIGPELLTFIGLVLISLSQIGYLLTDLSTPLWLFMAFVGLVGLGNGIFQAPNNTMVMSSVTAKDLGIAGGINALARNLGMVFGISIATTVLYGAMSHNYGQHVTTYLAKRPDVFIYGMHASFAVALVICLIATMLTGVRLLRKRR, via the coding sequence ATGGCAACTGAAGTCAAACAAGCTTCTTTTCAAACGGATCCGAATGTTCAAAAAAATCGTTGGTGGATCTTAGTCGCAGTCGGTCTATTCACGTTTATGTCAACCTTAGATGGTAGCATCGTTAATATCGCTTTACCAGTGATGAGTCGTGATTTTCATATTCCAATGAATCAAGCGGAGTGGGTCGTTTCAATTTACTTGATCGTTGTTTGTGCACTATTATTGTTATTTGGTAAGTTAGGTGATGCCTTTGGTAAAATCCGTATTTTTCGCTTAGGCACGTTTTTCTTTGTATTGGGCTCACTATTATGCGGGTTTAATCAAAGCTTAACGTTTTTATTGTTGGCACGTAGCTTGCAAGCCTTTGGTGCTAGTATGACGATGAGTACAAATAATGGGATCATCACCGAAATTTTTCCTATACAGGAGCGAGGTAAAGCGTTAGGCTTCATCGGCTCGTTTGTCTCTTTAGGTTCGATCGCTGGGCCGGGTATTGGCGGTTTGATCTTAGCGGTATTGCCGTGGGGCTACATTTTCTGGCTGAATGTACCAATCGGTATTTTGACTATGATTCTAGGTCATAAAATTTTGCCGCATGATTTGTTAGCCAATCGTAAACCAATTGATTTCGGTGGCTTTATGCTATTCATGATCACAATTGTGAGTCTATTTGTCGGCGTTTTTCTAGGCCAACAAATTGGGTTTACTCAGCCAATCATTTTAGGTTTATTCTTATTGGCTATATTGATGTTTAGTGCCTTTCTTTGGTATGAACAACGCCAAAAAGAACCGTTGATCGCATTTAAATTATTCCGTAATTCTGCGTTTACATTAAGTTTGATCGCTGGTTTTCTGATTTTTGTGACCAACTTTTTCTTCAACGTGATCTCGCCGTTTTATTTAGAAAATGCGCGGGCAATTTCACCGACGATTGCTGGTTATATTCTAATGATGTTTCCGATTGTTCAGGTGATTGCATCACCACTGGCTGGTAGTATCTCTGATCGGATCGGACCAGAATTATTGACGTTTATTGGTTTGGTTTTAATTTCCCTAAGTCAGATTGGTTATTTATTAACTGATTTAAGTACGCCACTTTGGCTATTTATGGCTTTTGTCGGCTTAGTTGGGCTCGGCAATGGGATTTTTCAAGCACCGAATAATACAATGGTGATGAGTTCGGTTACTGCTAAAGATCTAGGCATTGCTGGTGGGATCAACGCACTAGCACGTAATTTAGGGATGGTTTTTGGTATTTCCATTGCAACAACAGTGTTGTATGGGGCAATGAGTCATAACTATGGTCAACATGTGACAACCTATTTAGCGAAGCGACCAGATGTGTTTATTTACGGGATGCATGCTTCCTTTGCGGTGGCACTGGTTATTTGTTTAATTGCGACGATGCTGACAGGGGTTCGTTTATTACGTAAACGCCGTTAA
- a CDS encoding toxic anion resistance protein: MSNNEKKDVTPDNAVLDDLLKDPFSTPNAPVVNDQQVTQTGQPEQMIDRLNPEQRADAEKLAQQIDVSDTQSVMTYGAQAQTKLSEFSQGMLSKVQSQDTGAIGDALSGLMFRLNEASPEDLQAGDSNFFKRMFGKVRKSIYEIQAKYQKIGAQIDTIAVKLDKEKNNLLNDNRLLEQLYQKNKDYFDALNIFIAAGELKRTELQTKLIPEANQKAQASGSQMDLQTVNDLNQFEERLDKRVYDLKLAREITIQQAPQIRLIQNTNQVLAEKIQASINTAIPLWKNQVAIALTLLRQKEAVTAQRQVSETTNDLLKKNSEMLKISSIETAKENERGVVDIETLQKTQSDLVETLQETLKIQQEGREKRQSAELELSHMENNLRDQLLALTQGHNK, from the coding sequence ATGAGCAATAACGAAAAAAAAGATGTTACCCCTGATAACGCAGTTTTAGATGATCTCTTAAAAGATCCTTTTAGCACCCCTAATGCCCCAGTCGTCAATGATCAGCAAGTGACTCAGACAGGACAGCCTGAGCAGATGATTGATCGGCTAAATCCCGAGCAACGAGCCGATGCAGAAAAGTTGGCCCAACAAATCGATGTCAGTGATACGCAATCAGTGATGACTTATGGTGCTCAAGCGCAAACTAAACTTAGTGAATTTTCACAAGGTATGTTAAGTAAAGTACAGAGCCAAGATACGGGTGCGATCGGCGATGCCCTTTCCGGGTTGATGTTTCGCTTAAACGAAGCTAGTCCCGAAGACTTACAAGCTGGCGACAGTAATTTCTTTAAACGCATGTTTGGCAAAGTGCGCAAATCGATCTATGAGATCCAGGCTAAATACCAAAAAATTGGTGCCCAGATCGATACGATTGCCGTTAAATTAGATAAAGAAAAAAATAACTTACTCAACGACAACCGGCTACTGGAACAACTTTATCAAAAAAATAAGGACTACTTCGACGCCTTGAATATTTTTATTGCCGCTGGCGAACTAAAACGCACCGAATTACAAACCAAATTAATTCCTGAAGCTAATCAAAAAGCGCAAGCTAGCGGCAGCCAAATGGATCTACAAACCGTTAACGATTTGAACCAATTTGAGGAGCGGCTAGACAAACGCGTTTATGACCTTAAATTAGCTCGTGAGATCACGATCCAACAAGCCCCGCAAATACGGCTGATTCAAAATACCAATCAGGTTTTAGCTGAAAAAATTCAGGCATCGATCAACACTGCAATTCCACTATGGAAAAATCAAGTGGCAATCGCCCTCACCTTGCTACGCCAAAAAGAAGCAGTCACGGCACAGCGTCAAGTGTCCGAAACCACTAATGACCTATTGAAGAAAAACAGTGAAATGCTGAAAATCTCCTCCATTGAAACGGCTAAGGAAAACGAACGTGGTGTCGTCGATATTGAAACGCTACAGAAAACGCAAAGTGATCTCGTTGAAACTTTGCAGGAAACTTTGAAGATCCAACAAGAAGGCCGCGAAAAACGTCAAAGTGCCGAATTAGAACTGAGTCATATGGAAAATAATCTCCGTGATCAATTATTAGCTCTAACCCAGGGCCATAATAAATAG
- a CDS encoding 5-bromo-4-chloroindolyl phosphate hydrolysis family protein: MQKRISKRRSWLINAIIFIASFYAFRLVFDGCMNGNFNNTLALGGAVIVTGIIFWWQQRQPQAAKNLKNVDQTMLTHYRKAGMSDEDIQFFRETMSTAKDQIDQLNQNMQSVPKLRAIELHSEPVKVSRAIFKTIVAEPQKLHAASDFLYRHLPTMVDLTKKHIAINKHEVKDKDTYTVLDKSATVISDLAQQFRDDYEALVADDLSDIDVDMTLAQAALKKSQTAAKESNNDEQ; encoded by the coding sequence ATGCAAAAAAGAATTTCTAAGCGCCGTAGCTGGCTGATCAATGCGATTATTTTTATTGCCAGCTTCTACGCGTTCCGTTTAGTTTTTGATGGCTGCATGAATGGTAATTTTAACAATACTTTGGCACTTGGTGGTGCTGTGATCGTCACGGGAATTATTTTCTGGTGGCAACAACGGCAACCACAAGCGGCGAAAAATTTAAAAAATGTTGATCAGACCATGTTGACGCACTATCGTAAAGCAGGTATGTCCGACGAAGACATTCAGTTTTTCCGCGAAACCATGAGTACCGCCAAAGATCAAATCGATCAATTAAATCAGAATATGCAAAGCGTACCTAAATTACGTGCAATCGAGTTACATTCGGAACCAGTTAAAGTCAGTCGAGCAATTTTTAAAACGATCGTTGCCGAACCACAAAAGTTACACGCTGCCAGTGACTTTTTATACCGGCATTTACCCACAATGGTCGATTTAACGAAAAAGCATATCGCAATCAATAAGCACGAAGTTAAAGATAAAGATACCTACACCGTACTGGATAAAAGTGCGACGGTCATTAGTGATCTAGCCCAGCAATTCCGTGACGATTATGAGGCCTTAGTTGCTGATGACTTAAGTGATATCGATGTCGACATGACCTTGGCACAAGCAGCACTTAAAAAATCCCAAACGGCAGCAAAGGAGTCCAATAACGATGAGCAATAA
- a CDS encoding NUDIX hydrolase, which yields MEFAEKRLTNQRLYHGAVIDLDLETVALPNGKTAKREIVRHPGAAAIMALTADQRMIFVEQWREPLQQVTLEVPAGKIDARDVDAEAAAWRELNEEAGYTADKLTLQARFYSSPGFADERMSLYLATDIRSVTTRLALDDDEFLRLHLLTLAQAQEQIEAGVICDAKTLIAVQYWQAMS from the coding sequence ATGGAATTTGCGGAAAAGCGATTGACGAATCAGCGCTTGTATCATGGTGCGGTGATTGATTTAGATTTAGAGACCGTTGCACTACCTAATGGTAAAACGGCTAAACGTGAGATCGTACGTCACCCTGGTGCAGCGGCAATTATGGCGTTGACTGCCGATCAGCGGATGATTTTTGTTGAGCAGTGGCGAGAACCATTACAACAGGTTACGTTAGAAGTGCCAGCTGGCAAAATTGATGCGCGGGATGTAGATGCTGAAGCAGCAGCTTGGCGTGAATTAAATGAGGAAGCTGGTTATACAGCAGATAAATTAACCTTACAGGCCCGATTTTATTCATCGCCTGGTTTTGCTGATGAGCGCATGTCACTTTATCTAGCAACTGATATTCGGTCGGTGACCACGCGTTTGGCCTTAGATGATGATGAGTTTTTACGATTGCATTTGTTAACTTTGGCACAGGCCCAAGAACAGATCGAAGCTGGGGTGATCTGCGATGCTAAAACTTTGATTGCCGTCCAATATTGGCAAGCAATGAGTTGA
- a CDS encoding 5'-methylthioadenosine/adenosylhomocysteine nucleosidase, whose amino-acid sequence MKIGIVGAMEEEIRLLQEKMSNLTQEKIAGVDFYQGTISGQTVILVRSGIGKVQAGMTTGLLLSRYTPDVVLNTGSAGGIGSGLKIGDVVVSSEVAYHDVDATAFGYALGQLPQQPARFKADANWVARVQRASAAVNLASRTGLIVSGDQFISSHAASAKILANFPDALASEMEGAAIGQVAAQFKVPFVVIRAMSDVGDEDAGVIFDDFVVEAGQHSAAMILALLADLA is encoded by the coding sequence TTGAAAATCGGTATTGTCGGCGCTATGGAAGAAGAAATTCGTTTATTACAGGAAAAGATGAGCAATTTAACCCAAGAAAAAATTGCTGGAGTAGATTTTTATCAAGGAACGATCAGTGGTCAAACCGTTATTTTAGTTCGTTCAGGGATTGGTAAGGTCCAAGCAGGGATGACAACTGGTTTATTGCTATCCCGTTATACACCTGACGTCGTACTAAATACAGGCTCAGCTGGTGGCATTGGTAGTGGCTTAAAAATTGGTGACGTTGTGGTTTCCAGTGAAGTTGCTTACCATGATGTTGATGCGACTGCCTTTGGTTATGCGTTAGGCCAATTACCGCAGCAACCAGCACGCTTTAAAGCGGATGCTAACTGGGTTGCACGGGTGCAGCGGGCTTCGGCGGCGGTTAATTTAGCTTCACGGACAGGCTTAATCGTTTCTGGCGATCAATTTATTTCTAGTCATGCAGCTAGTGCTAAAATCTTAGCCAACTTTCCCGATGCCTTGGCCAGTGAAATGGAAGGCGCTGCAATTGGTCAAGTAGCTGCTCAATTTAAGGTCCCGTTTGTTGTGATTCGTGCCATGAGTGATGTTGGCGATGAAGACGCTGGTGTGATCTTCGATGATTTTGTGGTTGAAGCTGGTCAACATTCAGCAGCCATGATTTTAGCGTTATTAGCTGACTTAGCATAG